In the Pseudoalteromonas undina genome, one interval contains:
- a CDS encoding ATP synthase subunit I codes for MTNKLASPYRLAALKLICLQGFVALLAALIIFIGWETNAALSALAGGAVAVLPNFVFALYAFRYMGASRANQAYASLKRGNGLKFMLTIVLFALMLKLYPVVLLPFFCAYVLVLFTGLFTPVFFKH; via the coding sequence GTGACTAATAAGTTAGCGAGCCCGTATAGGCTTGCCGCATTAAAATTAATTTGCCTTCAGGGATTTGTAGCCCTTTTAGCTGCACTAATAATTTTTATAGGTTGGGAAACCAATGCCGCACTTTCAGCTCTAGCTGGTGGCGCAGTCGCAGTACTTCCTAACTTTGTATTTGCGCTTTATGCATTCAGATATATGGGTGCAAGTCGAGCAAATCAAGCGTATGCCTCGTTAAAACGCGGCAACGGATTAAAATTTATGCTAACAATCGTTTTGTTTGCACTAATGCTAAAGCTTTATCCGGTAGTACTGCTACCTTTCTTTTGTGCTTATGTGTTGGTGTTGTTTACAGGATTGTTTACACCCGTTTTTTTTAAACATTAA